Proteins encoded in a region of the Micropterus dolomieu isolate WLL.071019.BEF.003 ecotype Adirondacks linkage group LG07, ASM2129224v1, whole genome shotgun sequence genome:
- the gpr155a gene encoding integral membrane protein GPR155 isoform X2, producing the protein MTADTGGRIGTMEAPGRTTNFNFSHEEEDPDSPALSSTMSIDKLFPALLECFGIILCGYIAGRANIITSTQAKGLGNFVSKFALPALLFKNMVLLDFGNVIWPFLWSILIAKVSVFVIVCVLTLIVSSPDSRYSKAGLFSIFATQSNDFALGYPIVEALYQSTYPEYLQYIYLVAPVSLMLLNPIGFAFCEIQKWKNQGNHQKSKFLIVGLVVLQVLKNPIVFMVVIGIIAHFALHQTIPAFMAEFVDGLANSFGGAALFYLGLSMVGQLGKLTRSTVVTLILLITAKLLLMPLICKDMVDLLDNSNTSALNHSSLSNYAFIYGVFPTAPSVAIYAVYYNAELEVVTSGMVISTFLSAPIMYVSAWLLTIPWMDPQLLMNSLQNVSFNISIVSLVALVWTIAVMFLTKKFKRLPHMFTVNLFFAQFLTSIGMILWNFVVKEDNWTGQVLTFTLLCTSLYSSYVWPGLIALSLVLMKRFEGLKVSPAVFVTAGWGVPALVTASLLISGEIMSDTINPSFFYGKSQIICTAVVAAISILLGGGCLVCLSRGSWAQNDQIQEGNSAEDLVTEVEPENQNLSESSGDLSRACLICDCAPTQPMPDMIISANINNTPPTLMDQCETRCESTDCLLVEVEELQQAADRQVARHVLLCLLLTVTLLAGFLSFALFGLDKHFIILPFKKRLYSLWYRKKQEDQLQTDLPEDVRMTCTQFTKYHKDQCSHDIVKKRRCGKKTRVDCFLGCELVEWLQQVGLAQDVGEAVLYGTRLQQGGVLQHIKQEYDFQDSRLYYRFMT; encoded by the exons ATGACAGCAGACACTGGAGGGAGGATCGGCACGATGGAGGCACCGGGCCGAACCACCAACTTCAACTTTTCACATGAGGAGGAAGACCCGGATTCCCCTGCCCTCTCGTCCACCATGTCCATTGACAAGCTGTTCCCGGCTCTCTTGGAGTGCTTTGGGATCATATTATGTGGATACATCGCCGGGAGGGCAAACATCATCACGTCCACCCAGGCCAAAGGATTGGGGAATTTCGTGTCTAAGTTTGCCCTCCCGGCGCTGCTGTTCAAGAACATGGTGCTGCTGGACTTTGGTAATGTCATCTGGCCATTCCTATGGAGCATCCTCATCGCCaaagtgtctgtgtttgtcattGTATGCGTCCTCACGCTGATTGTTTCCAGTCCTGACAGCCGTTATAGTAAGGCTGGACTCTTCTCAATATTTGCCACCCAAAGCAATGACTTTGCTTTGGGGTATCCCATCG TTGAGGCCCTGTACCAGAGCACGTACCCAGAGTACCTCCAGTACATCTACCTGGTTGCGCCGGTGTCCCTGATGCTTCTAAATCCCATTGGCTTTGCCTTCTGCGAGATCCAGAAATGGAAGAATCAGGGAAACCACCAGAAGAGCAAATTCCTGATTGTGGGACTTGTAGTTTTACAGGTCCTGAAGAACCCTATTGTATTCATGGTTGTCATTGGCATCATCGCCCACTTTGCCCTGCACCAGACAATTCCTGCCTTCATGGCTGAATTTGTGGATGGCTTGGCCAATTCTTTCGGGGGAGCAGCTTTGTTCTACTTGGGTCTGTCCATGGTGGGGCAGTTGGGGAAATTAACCAGATCCACAGTCGTGACACTGATATTACTAATAACAGCAAAACT GTTGTTAATGCCTTTGATTTGTAAGGACATGGTGGATCTGTTGGACAATAGCAACACCAGCGCTTTGAACCACTCAAGCCTCTCCAATTATGCCTTtatttatggagtgtttcccaCTGCGCCAAGTGTCGCCATCTATGCTGTCTATTACAACGCAGAGCTTGAAGTT GTCACCTCTGGTATGGTGATCAGCACTTTTCTCTCAGCTCCGATAATGTATGTTTCTGCCTGGTTACTTACAATCCCTTGGATGGATCCTCAGCTTTTGATGAATTCACTGCAGAATGTCAGCTTTAACATAAGCATTGTGAGCTTAGTTGCACTG GTGTGGACAATTGCTGTCATGTTTTTAACTAAGAAATTCAAAAGGCTACCTCACATGTTTACAGTCAACCTTTTCTTTGCACAG TTTCTTACCAGTATTGGAATGATCCTGTGGAACTTTGTGGTGAAAGAAGACAACTGGACTGGGCAGGTCCTGACTTTCACATTATTATGTACCTCACTCTACAGCAGTTATGTGTGGCCAG GTTTGATAGCACTCTCTCTTGTGCTCATGAAGAGGTTTGAGGGTCTGAAAGTTTCACCAGCCGTGTTTGTCACTGCAGGCTGGGG GGTTCCAGCCTTAGTAACTGCTTCGTTGCTCATTTCTGGGGAAATAATGTCTGACACAATTAACCCATCGTTCTTTTACGGCAAATCACAG ATAATCTGCACTGCAGTTGTAGCTGCCATTAGCATACTGCTGGGAGGGGGCTGTCTTGTGTGTCTCAGTAGAGGAAGCTGGGCCCAGAATGACCAAATCCAAGAGGGAAACTCTGCAGAGGATCTTGTGACCGAAGTGGAACCAGAAAACCAGAATCTGTCTGAGTCATCAGGAGATCTCAGCAGAG CGTGCCTCATATGCGACTGTGCCCCAACCCAGCCCATGCCCGACATGATCATCAGCGCAAATATCAACAACACACCACCTACACTCATGG ATCAGTGTGAGACTAGGTGCGAGTCCACAGACTGCCTGCTTGTCGAAGTGGAGGAGCTCCAACAGGCTGCAGATAGACAAGTGGCCCGTCATGTGCTCCTATGTCTGCTCCTGACTGTCACCTTGCTTGCC GGGTTTCTTTCATTTGCTCTGTTTGGGCTGGACAAGCATTTTATTATACTGCCGTTTAAGAAGag GTTATATAGTCTGTGGTATCGAAAGAAGCAAGAAGATCAGCTGCAGACTGATTTACCTGAGGATGTCAGGATGACCTGCACCCAGTTCACAAAATACCACAAAGACCAGTGTTCTCATGACATTGTCAAAAAGAGAAG
- the gpr155a gene encoding integral membrane protein GPR155 isoform X1, with protein sequence MTADTGGRIGTMEAPGRTTNFNFSHEEEDPDSPALSSTMSIDKLFPALLECFGIILCGYIAGRANIITSTQAKGLGNFVSKFALPALLFKNMVLLDFGNVIWPFLWSILIAKVSVFVIVCVLTLIVSSPDSRYSKAGLFSIFATQSNDFALGYPIVEALYQSTYPEYLQYIYLVAPVSLMLLNPIGFAFCEIQKWKNQGNHQKSKFLIVGLVVLQVLKNPIVFMVVIGIIAHFALHQTIPAFMAEFVDGLANSFGGAALFYLGLSMVGQLGKLTRSTVVTLILLITAKLLLMPLICKDMVDLLDNSNTSALNHSSLSNYAFIYGVFPTAPSVAIYAVYYNAELEVVTSGMVISTFLSAPIMYVSAWLLTIPWMDPQLLMNSLQNVSFNISIVSLVALVWTIAVMFLTKKFKRLPHMFTVNLFFAQFLTSIGMILWNFVVKEDNWTGQVLTFTLLCTSLYSSYVWPGLIALSLVLMKRFEGLKVSPAVFVTAGWGVPALVTASLLISGEIMSDTINPSFFYGKSQIICTAVVAAISILLGGGCLVCLSRGSWAQNDQIQEGNSAEDLVTEVEPENQNLSESSGDLSRACLICDCAPTQPMPDMIISANINNTPPTLMDQCETRCESTDCLLVEVEELQQAADRQVARHVLLCLLLTVTLLANLSSCLWLLFNRDPGRLYLELQFFCAVANYGQGFLSFALFGLDKHFIILPFKKRLYSLWYRKKQEDQLQTDLPEDVRMTCTQFTKYHKDQCSHDIVKKRRCGKKTRVDCFLGCELVEWLQQVGLAQDVGEAVLYGTRLQQGGVLQHIKQEYDFQDSRLYYRFMT encoded by the exons ATGACAGCAGACACTGGAGGGAGGATCGGCACGATGGAGGCACCGGGCCGAACCACCAACTTCAACTTTTCACATGAGGAGGAAGACCCGGATTCCCCTGCCCTCTCGTCCACCATGTCCATTGACAAGCTGTTCCCGGCTCTCTTGGAGTGCTTTGGGATCATATTATGTGGATACATCGCCGGGAGGGCAAACATCATCACGTCCACCCAGGCCAAAGGATTGGGGAATTTCGTGTCTAAGTTTGCCCTCCCGGCGCTGCTGTTCAAGAACATGGTGCTGCTGGACTTTGGTAATGTCATCTGGCCATTCCTATGGAGCATCCTCATCGCCaaagtgtctgtgtttgtcattGTATGCGTCCTCACGCTGATTGTTTCCAGTCCTGACAGCCGTTATAGTAAGGCTGGACTCTTCTCAATATTTGCCACCCAAAGCAATGACTTTGCTTTGGGGTATCCCATCG TTGAGGCCCTGTACCAGAGCACGTACCCAGAGTACCTCCAGTACATCTACCTGGTTGCGCCGGTGTCCCTGATGCTTCTAAATCCCATTGGCTTTGCCTTCTGCGAGATCCAGAAATGGAAGAATCAGGGAAACCACCAGAAGAGCAAATTCCTGATTGTGGGACTTGTAGTTTTACAGGTCCTGAAGAACCCTATTGTATTCATGGTTGTCATTGGCATCATCGCCCACTTTGCCCTGCACCAGACAATTCCTGCCTTCATGGCTGAATTTGTGGATGGCTTGGCCAATTCTTTCGGGGGAGCAGCTTTGTTCTACTTGGGTCTGTCCATGGTGGGGCAGTTGGGGAAATTAACCAGATCCACAGTCGTGACACTGATATTACTAATAACAGCAAAACT GTTGTTAATGCCTTTGATTTGTAAGGACATGGTGGATCTGTTGGACAATAGCAACACCAGCGCTTTGAACCACTCAAGCCTCTCCAATTATGCCTTtatttatggagtgtttcccaCTGCGCCAAGTGTCGCCATCTATGCTGTCTATTACAACGCAGAGCTTGAAGTT GTCACCTCTGGTATGGTGATCAGCACTTTTCTCTCAGCTCCGATAATGTATGTTTCTGCCTGGTTACTTACAATCCCTTGGATGGATCCTCAGCTTTTGATGAATTCACTGCAGAATGTCAGCTTTAACATAAGCATTGTGAGCTTAGTTGCACTG GTGTGGACAATTGCTGTCATGTTTTTAACTAAGAAATTCAAAAGGCTACCTCACATGTTTACAGTCAACCTTTTCTTTGCACAG TTTCTTACCAGTATTGGAATGATCCTGTGGAACTTTGTGGTGAAAGAAGACAACTGGACTGGGCAGGTCCTGACTTTCACATTATTATGTACCTCACTCTACAGCAGTTATGTGTGGCCAG GTTTGATAGCACTCTCTCTTGTGCTCATGAAGAGGTTTGAGGGTCTGAAAGTTTCACCAGCCGTGTTTGTCACTGCAGGCTGGGG GGTTCCAGCCTTAGTAACTGCTTCGTTGCTCATTTCTGGGGAAATAATGTCTGACACAATTAACCCATCGTTCTTTTACGGCAAATCACAG ATAATCTGCACTGCAGTTGTAGCTGCCATTAGCATACTGCTGGGAGGGGGCTGTCTTGTGTGTCTCAGTAGAGGAAGCTGGGCCCAGAATGACCAAATCCAAGAGGGAAACTCTGCAGAGGATCTTGTGACCGAAGTGGAACCAGAAAACCAGAATCTGTCTGAGTCATCAGGAGATCTCAGCAGAG CGTGCCTCATATGCGACTGTGCCCCAACCCAGCCCATGCCCGACATGATCATCAGCGCAAATATCAACAACACACCACCTACACTCATGG ATCAGTGTGAGACTAGGTGCGAGTCCACAGACTGCCTGCTTGTCGAAGTGGAGGAGCTCCAACAGGCTGCAGATAGACAAGTGGCCCGTCATGTGCTCCTATGTCTGCTCCTGACTGTCACCTTGCTTGCC AACTTGTCAAGCTGCTTATGGTTGCTCTTTAACCGTGACCCTGGTAGACTTTACCTGGAGCTGCAGTTCTTCTGTGCTGTGGCCAACTACGGACAG GGGTTTCTTTCATTTGCTCTGTTTGGGCTGGACAAGCATTTTATTATACTGCCGTTTAAGAAGag GTTATATAGTCTGTGGTATCGAAAGAAGCAAGAAGATCAGCTGCAGACTGATTTACCTGAGGATGTCAGGATGACCTGCACCCAGTTCACAAAATACCACAAAGACCAGTGTTCTCATGACATTGTCAAAAAGAGAAG